One window of the Labilibaculum sp. genome contains the following:
- a CDS encoding uracil-DNA glycosylase, whose translation MSNSYFLSQISIHKSWNTFLSNEIIYLITDIEKSISIEKSTPKPNLTLRFLEMDLNKIPVVILGQDPYPQAGVATGRAFEVNGLNSWHDKFRNVSLKNILRCIYKAETNKELKYSEILSRLNEGDRLVMDGDFKILPPNQLFRYWSEHENVLLLNTAFTCEIGKPNSHTKLWAPFTQKLLQFIATANPDIIWFLWGNNAHQIVNKIEISNKIETTHPMMCYQRENDILYGQVNPFKKTSQLVNWTGI comes from the coding sequence ATGAGTAACTCTTACTTCCTTTCTCAAATATCCATTCACAAAAGTTGGAATACTTTTCTTTCTAATGAAATTATATACTTAATTACTGATATCGAAAAATCAATTAGCATTGAAAAATCAACTCCAAAGCCAAATCTTACATTGCGCTTCTTAGAAATGGATTTGAATAAAATACCGGTTGTAATTTTAGGACAGGATCCTTATCCTCAAGCAGGAGTTGCAACAGGAAGAGCATTTGAGGTGAATGGTCTAAACTCCTGGCATGATAAATTTCGTAATGTGTCGTTAAAAAATATTCTGCGCTGCATTTACAAAGCTGAAACCAATAAAGAACTAAAATATTCGGAAATTCTGAGTCGGCTTAACGAAGGAGACCGATTAGTGATGGATGGTGATTTTAAGATACTTCCCCCAAATCAACTGTTTAGATATTGGTCGGAACACGAAAATGTACTGTTGCTAAATACGGCCTTTACCTGCGAAATTGGCAAACCAAATTCGCACACCAAACTTTGGGCTCCGTTTACTCAAAAATTACTGCAATTTATTGCCACGGCAAATCCTGATATAATTTGGTTCTTATGGGGCAACAATGCTCACCAGATTGTGAATAAGATTGAAATTTCCAACAAAATAGAAACTACTCATCCAATGATGTGTTATCAACGTGAAAATGATATTCTTTATGGTCAGGTAAATCCATTCAAAAAAACCAGCCAACTCGTCAACTGGACTGGAATATAG
- a CDS encoding thioesterase family protein, with product MEFKHKKKIQIRFGDIDLIGHANNGVQLSYLDLARMDYFQQVYGEVIDWNESALIVAHLEIDYLSSITLSDKIEVQTKIFRIGNKSVGMYQNIVDLKTGEIKTKTSQVMVAYSQKLGESIKVPEILKIRILEFEGELLIK from the coding sequence ATGGAATTCAAGCACAAAAAGAAAATACAAATCCGCTTTGGCGATATCGATTTAATAGGACATGCGAATAACGGAGTTCAGTTAAGCTACCTCGATTTGGCCCGAATGGATTATTTTCAGCAAGTATATGGGGAAGTAATTGATTGGAATGAATCTGCATTAATCGTAGCTCATTTGGAGATAGATTATTTGTCATCCATCACCCTGAGTGATAAAATTGAAGTGCAAACAAAAATTTTCCGGATTGGCAATAAAAGTGTAGGAATGTACCAGAATATTGTCGATTTAAAAACAGGCGAGATTAAAACCAAAACATCACAGGTAATGGTAGCCTACAGTCAAAAATTGGGAGAAAGCATAAAAGTTCCGGAAATCTTAAAGATTAGAATTCTTGAGTTCGAAGGGGAGCTGCTGATTAAATAA
- a CDS encoding L-threonylcarbamoyladenylate synthase: MHNDIKKALEVLHAGGVILYPTDTIWGIGCDATNPEAVKRVYEIKNREDSKAMLVLMENPNRLNSYVDEVPEIAWDLIDTNDQPMTLIYPGAKNLAPNLINSDGTIGIRITNEEFTQNLIQRFKKPIVSTSANRSGEVSPANFHEIGDEIKEAVDYIVEYRQEDMEKCKASSIIKIGLGGEIQIIRP; the protein is encoded by the coding sequence ATGCACAACGACATTAAAAAAGCTTTGGAAGTACTTCACGCTGGTGGAGTTATTCTATATCCTACAGATACTATCTGGGGAATAGGATGCGATGCAACAAATCCTGAAGCGGTGAAAAGAGTTTATGAAATTAAGAACAGGGAAGATTCCAAAGCCATGCTGGTTTTAATGGAGAATCCCAACCGCCTGAATTCATATGTTGATGAGGTTCCGGAAATTGCCTGGGATTTAATTGATACGAATGATCAGCCCATGACTCTGATTTATCCTGGTGCGAAAAATCTGGCTCCAAATTTAATCAATTCAGATGGTACCATTGGTATCCGAATTACCAATGAAGAGTTTACACAAAATTTGATTCAACGATTTAAGAAACCTATTGTTTCTACTTCAGCAAATCGAAGTGGAGAGGTTTCACCTGCAAATTTTCACGAGATTGGTGATGAAATAAAAGAAGCAGTCGATTATATCGTGGAATACCGGCAAGAGGATATGGAAAAATGCAAAGCTTCCAGTATCATTAAAATCGGATTGGGAGGAGAGATTCAAATAATTAGACCGTAG
- the dnaE gene encoding DNA polymerase III subunit alpha: MFLIFDTETTGLPKKWKAPLNDFDNWPRMVQLAWQCHDMEGNFLFAKNHVITPNGFAIPEDVVAVHGISTEIAQEKGIPLKEALLHFMEDVRKSKYVIGHNVSFDINIVGCELLRCGMKEQELITATALDTMTGSKEYCDLKRKGQLKNPTLTELHMKLFGVPFAEAHNAAADVEATSRCFLELIRVDGLRTDFQVLSNDQIQAFKRNNPDAIELVGIEYESFKVNTAFDEISIEDEERKRQEAAKNIIPQAFVHLHVHSQYSILDGAAKTADIAAKAKEDGMPAVAITDHGSMFGVKEFHVACGRAGIKPIIGVEAYMARRGHLIKENKGDGSGHHIILLAKNYKGYQNLLKLTSIAHIDGMYYKPRIDKDLLEEYSEGLIVSSACLGGEVAQHIMGGNIDKARETILWFKDVFDKDYYLEIMRHPNNDPRLKSDVWENQVRVNKVIRRLGAELGVKVIATNDSHFVNPEDAEAHDVLVCLNTGRDYDDSTRMRYTKQEWFKTREEMNELFADVPDALANTMEIAEKVEAFELNSNPIMPSFDIPEEFGTLEDYKEKYDETTLIKEFEEERYEKLGGYDKVLPIKLESDYLEHLAFKGAKKRYGDTLEDHVIERLNFELNTIKTMGFPGYFLITQDFINWAKNNGVIVGPGRGSAAGAVVAYSIGITDVDPIKYDLLFERFLNPDRISMPDVDIDFDDDGRQEVLDYVTNKYGHDKVAHICTFGTMATKSSIKDVARVLGLELAEAIRLTKLVPEAPKMSFKKAYEEEPALLEEKDSSNPLIAQTIKFAESLEGSVRQTGVHACGILIGKNPLDEHLPVMPTKGEDLLTTQYDGRFVEDIGLLKMDFLGLKTLSIIKEVLANVKLSKGIDVDINNVDLENEETFQMFSRGETTAIFQFESPGMKKHLRALKPNRFEDLVAMNALYRPGPMEYIPSFTRRKNGEEEIAYDHPIMEDYLKDTYGITVYQEQVMLQSRALGGFTRGMSDTLRKAMGKKQIAMMDKLKVEFINGCHDNPKFMEGVGGDNVKADKLIEKIWSDWEAFAKYAFNKSHSVCYAYIAYQTGFLKAHYPAEFMAAVLSRNLSDITKVTIFMDECKRMGMPVLGPDVNESYARFTVNKEGAIRFGMAGVKGVGEQAVDDIIEERKNGPFKNIFDFVERVNLRSVNKRTLENLAMSGGFDSFGLKRSQYFHPDETDVTFMEYLVKYGNKMQAENNNMQQTLFGDVDDYVVTPPKIPECADWHKLERLNKEKALIGIYLSAHPLDDYRLEIETFCNASLSQLGSGIEAFKDKEISVAGMVTAVRRGTTKTGNPFAIVTIEDFSDSYELAFFSKDFVEYGNYFIEGISVFINGRVQTRSWPRDSTELEFKVKSINLLSEVMEKRVKEITIEIPVSSLSNELITEMASCMEESKGNLQVNFVITDERNVRIKMFSRTCRVNLSNELIEYFKNNSDIEFKIN, from the coding sequence ATGTTTTTAATATTTGATACAGAAACTACTGGCTTACCTAAAAAATGGAAAGCACCATTAAATGATTTTGACAACTGGCCACGTATGGTACAGCTGGCTTGGCAATGTCATGATATGGAGGGTAATTTTCTTTTTGCTAAAAATCATGTTATCACACCCAATGGCTTTGCCATTCCTGAAGATGTAGTGGCAGTTCATGGTATTTCAACTGAAATAGCTCAGGAAAAAGGGATTCCGCTCAAAGAGGCCCTGCTTCATTTTATGGAGGATGTGAGGAAGTCGAAGTATGTTATCGGACACAATGTTTCCTTTGATATAAATATAGTAGGCTGTGAACTCTTGCGTTGCGGGATGAAGGAACAGGAGTTAATTACAGCGACTGCTTTGGATACCATGACTGGCAGTAAGGAATATTGTGATTTGAAACGCAAAGGCCAGCTTAAAAATCCTACTCTTACCGAACTTCATATGAAGCTGTTTGGTGTTCCTTTTGCCGAAGCTCATAATGCGGCAGCTGATGTGGAAGCTACTTCCCGTTGTTTTCTGGAGTTGATTCGGGTGGATGGCTTAAGGACTGATTTTCAGGTATTGTCGAATGATCAGATTCAGGCATTTAAACGCAATAATCCGGACGCTATTGAGCTGGTAGGTATCGAATACGAATCTTTTAAGGTTAATACTGCTTTCGACGAAATTTCTATTGAAGATGAAGAGCGCAAGAGACAGGAGGCAGCAAAGAATATCATTCCACAGGCTTTTGTTCATTTGCATGTTCACTCTCAGTATTCCATACTCGACGGAGCTGCCAAAACAGCTGATATTGCAGCAAAAGCTAAGGAAGACGGTATGCCGGCTGTTGCAATTACCGATCATGGCAGTATGTTTGGTGTAAAAGAGTTTCACGTAGCCTGTGGCAGAGCAGGCATCAAACCAATTATTGGTGTTGAAGCCTATATGGCAAGACGGGGACATTTAATAAAAGAAAATAAAGGGGATGGGTCAGGTCATCACATTATTTTACTGGCTAAGAACTATAAAGGATATCAGAATCTTTTAAAGTTAACTTCTATTGCCCATATCGACGGTATGTACTACAAACCGCGTATCGACAAGGATTTACTTGAAGAATACAGCGAAGGACTAATTGTAAGTAGTGCTTGCCTGGGTGGTGAAGTCGCGCAGCACATCATGGGTGGTAATATTGATAAGGCAAGAGAAACTATCCTTTGGTTTAAGGATGTTTTTGATAAGGATTATTATCTTGAGATTATGCGTCACCCCAACAATGACCCACGCTTAAAGAGCGATGTTTGGGAAAATCAGGTGAGAGTGAATAAAGTGATTCGTAGATTGGGAGCAGAACTTGGTGTTAAAGTGATTGCCACGAATGATTCCCATTTTGTTAATCCCGAAGATGCCGAAGCACACGATGTATTGGTGTGTTTAAATACTGGGCGTGATTACGATGATAGTACACGCATGCGTTACACCAAGCAGGAATGGTTTAAAACAAGAGAAGAGATGAATGAGCTCTTTGCCGATGTACCGGATGCACTTGCTAATACCATGGAGATCGCTGAGAAAGTGGAAGCTTTTGAGCTAAACTCCAATCCCATAATGCCTTCATTTGACATCCCTGAAGAGTTCGGCACTCTGGAAGACTATAAAGAGAAATACGACGAAACAACACTTATTAAGGAATTTGAAGAGGAGCGTTACGAGAAGCTTGGAGGTTATGATAAGGTGTTGCCGATTAAGTTAGAGTCGGACTACCTCGAACATCTTGCATTCAAAGGTGCGAAAAAACGCTATGGCGATACTCTGGAGGATCATGTAATTGAGCGCCTGAATTTTGAGTTGAACACCATTAAAACAATGGGTTTCCCCGGATATTTCTTGATAACTCAGGATTTTATTAATTGGGCAAAAAACAATGGCGTAATTGTTGGTCCGGGACGTGGTTCGGCTGCCGGTGCTGTGGTAGCTTATAGTATTGGTATTACCGATGTTGATCCCATAAAATATGATTTGCTGTTCGAGCGTTTCCTAAATCCCGACCGTATCTCAATGCCCGATGTGGATATCGACTTTGATGATGACGGACGACAGGAAGTACTCGATTATGTAACAAATAAATACGGACATGATAAAGTAGCTCATATTTGTACTTTTGGAACTATGGCTACTAAAAGCTCTATTAAGGATGTAGCGCGGGTATTGGGTTTAGAATTAGCAGAAGCTATCCGTCTGACCAAGCTGGTACCGGAAGCACCCAAGATGAGCTTTAAAAAAGCATACGAAGAAGAGCCTGCCCTCCTGGAAGAAAAAGATTCTTCCAATCCGCTTATCGCCCAAACAATTAAATTTGCTGAATCTCTGGAAGGATCGGTAAGACAAACCGGAGTGCATGCCTGCGGTATTTTGATTGGGAAAAATCCCCTGGACGAGCACTTGCCGGTCATGCCTACCAAAGGAGAAGATCTATTGACAACCCAGTACGATGGTCGTTTTGTGGAAGATATTGGTCTGTTAAAGATGGACTTCCTTGGACTTAAAACATTATCCATCATTAAAGAAGTTCTGGCCAATGTAAAGCTGTCCAAAGGTATTGATGTTGATATCAACAATGTAGATCTTGAGAATGAAGAGACTTTCCAGATGTTTAGTCGTGGGGAAACAACTGCTATATTCCAGTTCGAGTCGCCTGGAATGAAGAAACACCTTCGGGCTTTAAAGCCGAACCGTTTTGAAGATTTGGTTGCGATGAATGCCTTGTATCGTCCGGGACCAATGGAATATATTCCTTCGTTTACCAGAAGGAAGAATGGGGAAGAGGAGATTGCTTACGATCACCCAATAATGGAGGATTACCTGAAAGATACCTATGGGATTACGGTTTATCAGGAGCAGGTGATGCTTCAATCCCGTGCTTTGGGTGGATTTACCCGAGGCATGTCGGATACCTTGCGTAAGGCGATGGGTAAGAAACAGATTGCCATGATGGATAAGCTTAAGGTAGAGTTTATCAATGGCTGTCATGACAATCCTAAGTTTATGGAGGGCGTTGGTGGTGATAACGTTAAGGCTGATAAATTAATTGAAAAGATTTGGTCAGATTGGGAGGCATTTGCAAAGTATGCTTTTAATAAATCTCACTCGGTTTGCTATGCTTATATTGCTTATCAAACAGGATTCCTAAAGGCGCATTATCCTGCTGAATTTATGGCGGCGGTGCTTAGCCGAAACTTATCTGATATCACGAAAGTGACTATTTTTATGGATGAGTGCAAGCGCATGGGAATGCCTGTGTTAGGACCAGATGTGAATGAATCCTATGCTCGTTTTACGGTGAACAAGGAGGGTGCTATTCGTTTTGGTATGGCTGGGGTTAAAGGCGTTGGTGAGCAGGCTGTTGATGATATTATCGAGGAAAGAAAAAATGGTCCGTTTAAAAATATTTTTGATTTTGTAGAGCGTGTCAACTTAAGGTCTGTTAACAAGAGAACTCTCGAGAATTTAGCTATGTCAGGCGGTTTCGATAGTTTTGGATTAAAGCGAAGTCAATACTTTCATCCCGATGAAACCGATGTTACCTTTATGGAATATTTGGTGAAGTATGGAAATAAGATGCAGGCAGAGAACAACAATATGCAGCAAACCTTATTCGGAGATGTTGATGATTATGTAGTAACACCGCCAAAAATTCCTGAATGTGCTGATTGGCATAAATTGGAACGATTAAATAAGGAAAAAGCGTTGATTGGGATTTATCTTTCTGCTCATCCTTTAGATGATTATCGTTTGGAGATAGAGACTTTTTGCAATGCAAGCTTATCTCAGTTAGGCTCCGGTATTGAGGCTTTTAAGGATAAGGAAATTAGTGTTGCAGGAATGGTGACCGCTGTGAGAAGAGGAACTACGAAAACCGGAAATCCTTTCGCAATCGTAACGATTGAAGATTTTTCGGATTCATATGAATTAGCATTCTTTTCAAAAGATTTTGTTGAATATGGCAATTATTTTATCGAAGGAATTTCGGTATTTATAAACGGAAGGGTTCAAACCCGATCTTGGCCAAGAGATTCAACCGAATTAGAGTTTAAGGTGAAGAGTATTAATTTACTTTCCGAGGTGATGGAAAAGCGGGTGAAAGAGATTACTATTGAAATTCCCGTAAGTAGTCTGTCGAATGAATTAATCACAGAAATGGCAAGTTGCATGGAAGAAAGTAAAGGGAATCTGCAAGTGAATTTTGTGATTACTGATGAGAGAAATGTGAGGATAAAAATGTTCTCAAGAACTTGTAGGGTAAACCTTTCCAATGAATTGATCGAATATTTTAAAAATAATTCTGATATTGAATTCAAAATTAATTAA
- a CDS encoding 2,3,4,5-tetrahydropyridine-2,6-dicarboxylate N-succinyltransferase: protein MYQNLKESIEAAWDNRSLLSTLEMQKSIEEVIELLDKGILRTAEPVADGWQVNEWVKKAVILYFPIRKMETIEVGPFEFHDKMALKTNYAELGVRVVPHAVARYGAFIARDVVMMPSYVNIGAYVGEGTMVDTWATVGSCAQIGKHVHLSGGVGIGGVLEPIQAAPVIIEDNCFIGSRCIVVEGVHLEKEVVLGANVVLTGSTRIIDVTGEEPVEYSGFIPARSVVIPGTRTKKFPAGDYQVPCALIIGKRKPSTDLKTSLNDALREYNVAV, encoded by the coding sequence ATGTACCAGAATTTGAAAGAAAGCATAGAAGCTGCATGGGATAACCGGTCACTTTTAAGTACTCTTGAGATGCAAAAAAGCATTGAAGAAGTAATTGAACTTTTAGACAAAGGGATACTTCGCACAGCAGAACCTGTTGCAGACGGATGGCAAGTAAATGAGTGGGTGAAAAAAGCGGTAATACTTTATTTTCCTATTCGTAAAATGGAAACCATTGAAGTAGGTCCATTTGAATTCCATGATAAAATGGCATTGAAAACCAACTATGCTGAATTGGGAGTTAGGGTTGTACCTCACGCAGTGGCACGATACGGAGCTTTTATTGCCAGGGATGTGGTAATGATGCCATCATACGTGAATATTGGTGCATATGTGGGCGAAGGAACCATGGTCGACACATGGGCAACAGTAGGATCTTGTGCTCAGATTGGAAAACATGTTCACCTTAGTGGCGGTGTTGGTATTGGCGGTGTTTTAGAGCCGATTCAAGCCGCTCCGGTAATCATCGAAGACAATTGTTTTATAGGCTCCCGCTGCATTGTTGTTGAAGGAGTCCATTTAGAAAAAGAAGTTGTTTTGGGAGCTAATGTAGTGCTTACCGGATCAACAAGAATTATAGATGTAACAGGCGAAGAGCCAGTTGAGTACAGCGGATTCATCCCGGCTCGTTCGGTAGTGATTCCAGGAACAAGAACCAAGAAGTTTCCTGCAGGGGATTATCAGGTTCCTTGTGCTTTAATCATCGGAAAAAGAAAACCATCAACAGATTTAAAGACTTCGCTGAACGATGCATTGCGTGAATACAATGTAGCGGTATAG
- a CDS encoding head GIN domain-containing protein has product MNTKRITSLLAVFALVLSGSLAFAQKTETRNVGSFESVSLAIHAKVFITQENSTSVEMKGDADDLEEIITEVENGTLKIKRKKNKNWGWNNSFKNVEVYISSSQIKNLSISGSGNIITKSPIETTNAKYAISGSGNIFIEDLSAETVDCHISGSGDINLKGDGLQELEIHISGSGDVDAGYLKSENVDVHVSGSGDCKVYATKKLTARVAGSGDIYYRGKPDYVDSKSAGSGHIKSIGM; this is encoded by the coding sequence ATGAACACAAAACGTATTACTTCCCTACTGGCTGTTTTTGCTCTTGTTTTGAGTGGTAGTTTGGCCTTTGCCCAAAAAACAGAAACCCGGAATGTTGGATCATTTGAATCAGTTAGTCTTGCCATTCACGCCAAGGTATTTATCACCCAGGAAAATTCTACTTCAGTAGAAATGAAAGGCGATGCTGATGATTTAGAAGAAATTATTACTGAGGTTGAAAATGGAACTCTAAAAATTAAGCGCAAAAAAAATAAAAACTGGGGTTGGAACAATTCATTCAAAAATGTTGAAGTGTATATATCTTCGTCGCAGATAAAGAATTTAAGCATTTCCGGATCGGGCAATATTATAACTAAAAGCCCAATAGAAACTACGAATGCAAAATATGCAATCAGCGGCAGCGGCAATATTTTTATTGAAGATTTATCTGCAGAAACTGTTGATTGTCATATTTCAGGATCGGGAGACATTAATTTAAAAGGTGATGGATTGCAGGAACTCGAAATTCACATTAGTGGCTCGGGCGATGTTGATGCAGGCTATTTGAAATCTGAAAATGTTGATGTGCATGTATCAGGATCGGGAGATTGTAAGGTATATGCCACAAAAAAACTGACGGCAAGAGTAGCTGGCAGCGGTGACATTTACTACCGCGGAAAACCGGATTACGTAGATTCAAAATCTGCAGGTTCCGGTCACATAAAATCAATTGGAATGTAA
- the rimM gene encoding ribosome maturation factor RimM (Essential for efficient processing of 16S rRNA) yields the protein MLKIEDCYLAGTFTKTHGVKGELVAKKNSKLLEKNKLESVFVDIDGGLVPFFIPKNGITTRNHSTVRIVLEDLDSEAKAQRFIGCDIYIPMKNVPEFIEEADDLDPNLLIGFLYIDEEKGELGEIEDIQDYSGNIVLVISVNNQEVLIPFAEQNFIEISEENKTITMETPDGLIDMYLSE from the coding sequence ATGCTTAAAATAGAGGATTGCTATCTTGCCGGAACATTTACTAAAACTCATGGAGTTAAAGGCGAATTAGTTGCCAAGAAAAACAGCAAGCTTCTTGAAAAAAATAAATTGGAATCAGTTTTTGTCGATATCGACGGAGGACTGGTTCCTTTTTTTATTCCTAAAAACGGAATTACTACCCGAAACCATTCTACGGTTCGTATTGTTTTGGAAGATCTGGATTCGGAAGCGAAAGCTCAGCGATTTATTGGCTGTGATATTTACATTCCCATGAAGAATGTTCCTGAGTTTATAGAAGAAGCGGATGATCTTGATCCGAATCTGTTAATCGGCTTCCTTTATATTGATGAGGAAAAAGGTGAATTGGGAGAAATTGAAGATATTCAGGATTACTCCGGCAACATTGTTCTTGTTATTTCGGTTAATAATCAGGAAGTATTGATTCCTTTTGCCGAACAAAACTTCATTGAAATAAGTGAGGAAAATAAAACCATCACCATGGAAACTCCCGATGGACTTATCGATATGTATCTTAGTGAATAA
- a CDS encoding 30S ribosomal protein S16: MPVKIRLARHGRKRNAFYHIVVADSRSPRDGKYIERIGSYNPNTNPATINLDFDKAVNWLGNGAQPTDTARAILSYEGVMMKRHLLAGVKKGAFDEAAAEVKFEAWKKEKEAKINAKKEGLSKNADDASKARLEAEAKISANRAEAIAKRAADAEAAAKAEEAGATSEEAATEEGSEETEA; the protein is encoded by the coding sequence ATGCCAGTAAAAATCAGACTAGCTAGACACGGTCGTAAAAGAAACGCATTCTACCACATTGTGGTAGCAGATAGCAGATCACCACGTGATGGTAAATACATTGAGCGTATTGGATCTTACAATCCAAACACCAATCCTGCTACAATTAACTTGGATTTTGACAAAGCTGTTAACTGGCTTGGAAATGGTGCTCAGCCTACTGACACTGCAAGAGCAATTTTATCTTACGAAGGTGTAATGATGAAAAGACACTTGCTTGCCGGTGTGAAAAAAGGAGCTTTTGATGAAGCTGCTGCTGAAGTAAAATTCGAAGCTTGGAAAAAAGAGAAAGAAGCAAAAATCAACGCTAAGAAAGAAGGTCTTTCGAAAAATGCTGATGATGCATCGAAAGCTCGTTTAGAAGCTGAAGCTAAAATTAGCGCAAACAGAGCAGAAGCTATCGCTAAGAGAGCTGCTGATGCTGAAGCTGCTGCCAAAGCTGAAGAAGCTGGAGCAACTAGCGAAGAGGCTGCAACAGAAGAAGGTTCGGAAGAAACTGAAGCTTAA